The following are from one region of the Littorina saxatilis isolate snail1 linkage group LG2, US_GU_Lsax_2.0, whole genome shotgun sequence genome:
- the LOC138958104 gene encoding ubiquitin carboxyl-terminal hydrolase 22-like, giving the protein MSLHGCEHLTSLKAAYGIQPFYIIHSYFIACSSIEARRVKAKSCFCHTCRYRGLRVHACLSCVYFGCYNEQHIHNHAKTKKHNLSVDLSYGTVYCYACGTFVYDEELENVARKQQRAAAATLGIKRDFAPWEPGQDEIELLRRNPKRRKVSENSHIGLRGLINLGNTCFMNCILQSLTHTPILRDYFLSDQHHCHMTANPQQCLVCEMGRLFQEFYSGVRTPYIPYKLLHLVWTNARHLAGYEQQDAHEFLIAALDVLHRHCQGQGTNGLSYSSSHHCNCIIDQIFTGGLQSDVTCKQCNNVSTTIDPIWDISLDLGPGPGSTTAAIAAGSNLVLSAVGDPALPMAVGPALVDLPTASLSPASGFTNSPSNYEPTSLLDCLKRFTRPEHLGNSAKIKCSNCSSYQESTKQLTMKKSPIVACFHLKRFEHSTGYHKKISTYVSFPEELDMTPFMSSSRNNSNGYTNQIVRESATGLSCDNKYSLFAVVNHSGTIESGHYTCYIRSHKEQWFKCEDHVITRATAGEVLSSEGYLLFYHKQLLEYA; this is encoded by the exons ATGAGTCTCCATGGCTGCGAACATTTAACCAGCCTCAAAGCAGCCTACGGAATCCAGCCATTTTACATCATACACTCGTATTTCATCGCGTGCTCCTCGATTGAAGCACGCCGAGTGAAG GCAAAGTCATGCTTCTGCCACACCTGCAGATACAGAGGTCTTCGGGTGCATGCCTGCTTGTCTTGCGTGTACTTCGGTTGCTACAACGAACAGCACATCCACAATCatgccaaaactaaaaagcaCAATCTGT CTGTAGATCTTAGCTATGGAACTGTTTACTGCTACGCGTGTGGGACGTTTGTGTATGACGAGGAGTTGGAAAATGTCGCCAGAAAACAACAGAGAGCTGCTGCGGCCACCCTGG GGATCAAGCGGGACTTTGCACCCTGGGAGCCGGGACAGGACGAAATTGAGCTGTTGAGAAGAAACCCCAAGAGACGGAAAGTGTCTGAAAACTCTCACATAG GACTGCGGGGTCTGATCAACCTGGGCAACACGTGTTTCATGAACTGCATCCTGCAGTCCTTGACCCACACCCCGATCCTCCGTGACTACTTCCTGTCCGACCAGCACCACTGTCACATGACCGCCAACCCGCAGCAGTGCCTCGTCTGCGAGATGGGCCGTCTTTTCCAAGAG TTTTACTCAGGGGTTCGAACTCCATACATCCCATACAAATTGCTGCACCTGGTGTGGACCAACGCGCGTCACTTGGCCGGCTACGAACAACAAGACGCCCACGAGTTCCTCATAGCCGCCCTTGATGTGCTGCATCGCCACTGCCAAGGTCAAG GAACAAATGGGCTGAGTTACAGTAGCTCTCACCACTGTAACTGCATCATCGACCAGATCTTCACGGGTGGGCTTCAGTCCGATGTAACATGTAAACAGTGCAA TAACGTTTCCACAACGATAGACCCCATCTGGGATATATCGCTGGACCTGGGGCCCGGCCCTGGGTCAACGACAGCGGCCATTGCTGCCGGCAGCAACCTCGTCCTCAGCGCTGTCGGGGACCCAGCATTGCCGATGGCCGTGGGGCCCGCTCTGGTCGACCTCCCGACCGCCTCTCTCTCCCCTGCCTCAG GTTTCACAAACAGCCCAAGCAACTACGAACCTACCTCACTTCTAGATTGCCTGAAGAG ATTCACTCGCCCGGAGCACTTGGGCAACTCGGCCAAGATCAAGTGCAGCAACTGCAGCAGCTACCAGGAGTCTACCAAGCAGCTGACCATGAAGAAGTCCCCCATCGTGGCCTGCTTCCACCTCAAG AGGTTTGAGCATTCCACGGGGTACCACAAAAAGATCTCAACGTATGTATCATTCCCGGAGGAGCTTGACATGACGCCGTTCATGTCCTCTTCACGAAACAACAGCAATGGCTACACCAACCAGATTGTGCGAGAGTCGGCCACTGGTCTTTCCTGTGATAACAA ATACTCCCTGTTTGCGGTGGTGAACCACAGCGGCACGATAGAGTCTGGCCACTACACGTGCTACATACGTTCCCACAAGGAGCAGTGGTTCAAGTGCGAAGACCACGTCATCACAAGAGCCACTGCTGGAGAAGTGCTGTCTAGCGAAGG GTATCTTTTGTTCTACCACAAACAGCTGCTGGAGTACGCATGA
- the LOC138957075 gene encoding uncharacterized protein, producing MAGESTNCCGGVEWIVCIPDQKAVGTKFSLVPGTSLLSGCLTTESGPLGKNAGTLRDITNGDFISLTLSAENVEKCGKVTLPDDSCLSRYFEVLHFWLMKFTTQAFNSRSPTSVQAKCGRVKKVYVKLVSNYNRRPTEKNCSALFDFLCQPFVWKLDVLSKCISEQDGIVAVPEKPAPAAPSTIPAPCAVDVPESDCEIVLRQGKTLFDRDLVSCNIEKELLAYRLDRQLRLNSFLEEKIEELSSFMSKDSKGILKERKLLEKKTLALETKVKFLRDKIKSKTLKQGTVDRKVHEKIVAGLVQKSKVLTKDFNHLSLQFEAGENENELCTVCY from the exons ATGGCGGGCGAGTCAACTAACTGCTGTGGGGGCGTCGAGTGG attGTTTGCATCCCTGATCAGAAGGCTGTTGGAACCAAGTTTTCACTTGTACCTGGAACCTCTCTTCTCAGCGGCTGCTTAACAACTGAATCAGGACCACTGGGGAAGAATGCTGGCACACTGCGAGACATCACAAATGGGGACTTcatctctctcacgctctcggCTGAGAATGTGGAGAAGTGTGGCAAAGTTACTCTTCCGGACGACTCCTGTCTTAGTCGCTACTTCGAAGTTCTTCACTTCTGGCTGATGAAGTTCACCACTCAGGCGTTCAACTCCAGGTCTCCAACTTCCGTGCAAGCAAAGTGTGGGCGTGTGAAAAAGGTTTACGTCAAGCTTGTGAGTAACTACAACAGACGACCGACTGAAAAGAACTGCTCGGCCTTGTTTGACTTTTTGTGTCAGCCTTTCGTGTGGAAACTTGACGTCTTGTCAAAATGCATCTCTGAACAAGATGGAATAGTGGCCGTTCCAGAGAAGCCAGCCCCTGCGGCCCCTTCAACCATCCCTGCTCCTTGTGCCGTCGACGTGCCGGAGAGTGACTGTGAGATTGTTCTTCGTCAAGGCAAGACTTTATTCGACAGGGATTTGGTGAGCTGCAATATCGAAAAAGAGTTGCTTGCCTACCGACTTGACAGACAGCTTAGATTGAACAGTTTTCTGGAAGAAAAGATTGAGGAACTGTCATCTTTTATGTCAAAGGACAGCAAGGGAATTCTAAAAGAGAGGAAACTGCTGGAGAAAAAGACTCTAGCACTCGAAACCAAGGTGAAGTTCCTGAGAGATAAGATTAAAAGTAAAACTCTCAAACAAGGAACTGTTGACAGGAAAGTTCACGAGAAGATAGTTGCAGGACTAGTGCAGAAGAGTAAGGTGCTCACCAAAGATTTCAACCATCTGAGTCTTCAGTTTGAGGCCGGCGAGAATGAAAACGAGCTGTGTACTGTATGTTATTGA